A stretch of the Sphingobacterium thalpophilum genome encodes the following:
- a CDS encoding OmpH family outer membrane protein: MNTIISIVSKVSFGLLLAGAIVSCNQQGTKTSSEPAKNDANAVSKESQDSNKDKIVYINSDSLSEKYQYFKDIKSKLEGKVKKAQADLQSKSTAFQREVAEYQKNAATMSAADRQATEQKLARKQDELARLDQTASSSIAKDESDEFNNVYNKITEFLKKHATENGYKLVLTYSKTNPTVLYADPSLEITNEVIKQLNEEYKSSKK, from the coding sequence ATGAACACTATAATTTCCATTGTATCGAAAGTTTCCTTCGGCCTCTTGCTGGCCGGAGCCATTGTATCATGCAATCAGCAGGGAACAAAAACTTCCAGTGAACCTGCTAAAAATGACGCGAATGCAGTAAGCAAAGAAAGTCAGGACAGCAATAAAGATAAAATCGTTTATATAAATTCAGATTCTCTCTCAGAAAAATACCAGTATTTTAAAGACATCAAATCAAAGCTCGAAGGAAAGGTAAAAAAAGCACAAGCCGATTTACAGTCAAAAAGCACCGCATTTCAACGCGAGGTTGCTGAATACCAAAAAAATGCAGCCACAATGTCTGCTGCTGACAGACAGGCTACCGAACAAAAATTGGCCCGTAAACAAGACGAACTTGCCCGCCTGGATCAGACAGCCTCTTCTTCCATCGCAAAAGATGAATCGGATGAATTTAACAATGTTTATAACAAGATCACTGAATTCCTGAAAAAACATGCTACGGAAAATGGGTATAAACTGGTGTTAACTTACTCGAAGACTAACCCGACGGTACTCTATGCTGACCCTTCCTTGGAAATCACCAATGAAGTGATCAAGCAGTTAAACGAAGAATACAAATCTTCCAAAAAATAG